One genomic segment of Oscillospiraceae bacterium includes these proteins:
- a CDS encoding DUF1540 domain-containing protein: MDNCKANHSIKCSVSNCVHHCSKENYCSLDEISVGTHEANPTVIECTDCESFALKQ, translated from the coding sequence ATGGATAACTGTAAGGCTAATCATTCTATTAAATGTTCTGTTTCTAACTGTGTACACCACTGCAGCAAAGAAAACTATTGCTCTCTTGATGAAATCTCAGTTGGAACACACGAAGCCAACCCTACGGTAATTGAATGTACCGACTGCGAAAGCTTTGCTCTTAAACAATAA